The Streptomyces sp. NL15-2K genome contains a region encoding:
- a CDS encoding response regulator, whose protein sequence is MSTEGIPDERAGILLVDDMEDNLIALEAVLGSLNERLVRARSGEEAMKALLRQQFAVVLLDVRMPGMDGFETAANIKRLDQTKDVPIIFLTGADDSGYAFRGYATGAADYLTKPFDPWVLRAKVSVFLDLHRKSRHLERLLAFLEAQLAGDDPPDVPALRTQVREIRQLVNRGRGT, encoded by the coding sequence ATGAGCACCGAGGGCATACCCGACGAACGCGCCGGCATCCTCCTGGTCGACGACATGGAGGACAACCTGATCGCGCTGGAGGCCGTCCTGGGCTCCCTCAACGAACGGCTCGTCCGCGCACGTTCGGGCGAGGAGGCGATGAAGGCACTGCTGCGGCAGCAGTTCGCCGTCGTCCTGCTCGACGTGCGCATGCCGGGCATGGACGGCTTCGAGACCGCCGCGAACATCAAACGGCTCGATCAGACCAAGGACGTCCCGATCATCTTCCTGACCGGAGCGGACGACTCCGGCTACGCGTTCCGGGGCTACGCGACGGGAGCGGCCGACTACCTGACCAAGCCGTTCGATCCATGGGTGCTACGGGCGAAGGTGAGCGTGTTCCTGGACCTGCACCGGAAGAGCCGGCACCTGGAGCGGTTGCTGGCATTTCTGGAGGCCCAGCTGGCGGGGGACGACCCTCCGGACGTACCGGCACTGCGCACACAGGTCAGGGAGATACGTCAGCTGGTGAACAGGGGGCGAGGTACCTAA
- a CDS encoding HAMP domain-containing protein, which yields MSENSATRVLEDGQKDGQIRASDLRPLLAAMTAARDGDFSKVPETGHGMVAELTAVFNQIMDRSTHFNTEMQRVKRDLVRYGRLDERLSASPGQGAWTSRVNDVNQVLDALVAPAANATRVLDAVAGGDLTQRVDLHDGSRQLRGDLRRLGRAVNKMVDQLSLFTGEVTRVAREVGTEGRLGGRAKVRGLSGSWRDVTEAVNTMASRLTAQVRDIALVTTAVARGDLTRTVTVEATGELLELKLTVNTMVDQLSAFADEVTRVAREVGTEGQLGGRAQVRGVSGVWKDLTDNVNFMASNLTSQVRNIAQVTTAVANGDLSQKITVDAQGEILELKSTINTMVDQLSAFADEVTRVAREVGTEGNLGGRAQVRGVSGVWKDLTDNVNFMADNLTSQVRNIALVSTAVAQGDLGKKITVEAKGEILELKSTINTMVDQLSAFADEVTRVAREVGTEGNLGGQAQVRGVSGVWKDLTDNVNFMALNLTSQVRNIAQVTTAVANGDLSKKITVDARGEILELKDTVNTMVEQLRAFADEVTRVAREVGTDGRLGGRAQVLGVSGVWRDLTDNVNSMADNLTSQVRNIAQVTTAVANGDLSKKIDVDARGEILELKTAINTMVDTLSSFSSEVTRVAREVGSEGQLGGQARVEGVYGTWKRLTTNVNELASNLTTQVRAIAEVASAVAQGDMSRSITVETRGEVAELKDNINLMVANLRETTRAKDWLESNLARLAALMQGHRDLMEVADLILRELTPLVNAQYGAFFLADPDEDGAALRTPVPAKGLAFIAGYGSAQGATVETGGLPVHGLVRQAAREKKRILVEEAPPDYIKINSGLGEAAPTSVVIIPILFEDKLLGVIELASFSRFSDVHLAFFDQFVNTIGVAINTIIANSRTESLLGESQRLAMQLQERSDELQKQQAELQRSNAELEEKAALLATSSQYKSEFLANMSHELRTPLNSLLILARLLSDNPDGRLSDQEVQFATTIHRSGSDLLQLINDILDLSKIEAGRMDVRPKRLPLIKLLDYVHATFRPLTLDRGLAFELAVGEDVPREMFSDEQRLQQILRNLLSNAIKFTATGRVELRVNRVMDPEHHYVQGSDEVIAFAVSDTGIGIAPEKLPVIFEAFQQADGTTNRKYGGTGLGLSISREIAGLLGGRIVAESEPGKGSTFTLYVPVVSPGHTATGPAPEERALPVPDDLSAEPFATIPDTDDSHDSHDTDDTWPAPTKLEAWRSGRAGQVLPGRRVLIVDDDIRNVFALTHVLGRVGMPVLYAENGREGIETLERNPDVELVLMDIMMPEMDGYETIAAIRRTPRWTGLPIVALTAKAMPGDREKSIARGANDYVPKPVDVDRLLTIVCDLLDPEHTAEEAQRS from the coding sequence ATGAGTGAGAACAGTGCTACGCGTGTGCTCGAAGACGGACAGAAAGACGGTCAGATTCGAGCATCCGATCTGCGTCCCCTGCTCGCCGCGATGACCGCCGCCCGGGACGGTGACTTCTCGAAGGTGCCGGAAACCGGCCACGGCATGGTGGCCGAGCTGACCGCCGTCTTCAACCAGATCATGGACCGCAGCACTCACTTCAACACCGAGATGCAGCGCGTCAAGCGGGACTTGGTGCGGTACGGCCGCCTCGACGAACGGCTCTCGGCGAGCCCGGGCCAGGGCGCGTGGACGTCCCGGGTCAACGATGTGAACCAGGTTCTCGACGCCCTGGTGGCCCCGGCGGCCAACGCGACCCGCGTGCTGGACGCGGTGGCCGGCGGCGATCTGACCCAGCGCGTCGACCTGCACGACGGCAGCAGGCAGTTACGCGGCGACCTGCGGCGTCTCGGCCGGGCCGTGAACAAGATGGTGGACCAGCTGTCCCTGTTCACGGGCGAGGTGACGCGGGTCGCCCGCGAGGTCGGCACCGAGGGACGGCTCGGCGGGCGGGCCAAGGTGCGGGGCCTTTCGGGCAGTTGGCGGGACGTGACCGAAGCGGTCAACACGATGGCGTCCCGGTTGACGGCCCAGGTGCGCGACATCGCCCTGGTGACCACGGCGGTGGCCCGCGGCGACCTGACCCGCACGGTCACCGTCGAGGCGACCGGCGAACTGCTCGAACTGAAGCTGACGGTCAACACGATGGTGGACCAGCTGTCCGCCTTCGCCGACGAGGTCACCCGGGTGGCCCGCGAGGTCGGTACGGAGGGCCAGTTGGGCGGGCGGGCCCAGGTGAGAGGCGTCTCCGGCGTCTGGAAGGACCTCACCGACAACGTCAACTTCATGGCCTCGAACCTGACCTCGCAGGTACGGAACATCGCCCAGGTGACGACCGCCGTGGCCAACGGCGACCTGAGCCAGAAGATCACGGTCGACGCCCAGGGCGAGATCCTGGAGCTGAAGTCCACCATCAACACGATGGTCGATCAGCTCTCCGCCTTCGCCGACGAGGTCACCCGCGTCGCCCGCGAGGTCGGCACCGAAGGCAACCTCGGCGGCCGGGCCCAGGTGCGCGGCGTCTCCGGCGTCTGGAAAGACCTCACCGACAACGTCAACTTCATGGCGGACAACCTGACGTCGCAGGTCCGCAACATCGCCCTCGTCTCCACGGCCGTCGCCCAGGGCGACCTCGGCAAGAAGATCACGGTGGAGGCCAAGGGCGAGATCCTGGAGCTGAAGTCGACGATCAACACGATGGTCGACCAGCTCTCCGCCTTCGCCGACGAGGTCACCCGCGTCGCCCGCGAGGTCGGCACCGAAGGCAACCTCGGCGGTCAGGCCCAGGTGCGCGGCGTCTCCGGCGTCTGGAAGGACTTGACCGACAACGTCAACTTCATGGCGCTGAACCTCACTTCTCAGGTACGGAACATCGCTCAGGTGACGACCGCGGTCGCCAACGGCGATTTGTCCAAGAAGATCACGGTTGACGCCCGCGGCGAGATCCTCGAGCTCAAGGACACCGTCAACACGATGGTCGAGCAGCTGCGCGCCTTCGCCGACGAGGTGACGCGCGTGGCCCGCGAGGTCGGCACCGACGGCCGGCTCGGCGGCCGGGCCCAGGTGCTGGGCGTCTCCGGCGTCTGGCGGGACCTGACGGACAACGTCAACTCCATGGCGGACAACCTGACCTCACAGGTGCGGAACATCGCCCAGGTGACCACGGCCGTCGCCAACGGCGACCTCTCCAAGAAGATCGACGTGGACGCCCGCGGCGAGATCCTGGAGCTGAAGACGGCCATCAACACGATGGTGGACACGCTCTCGTCGTTCTCCTCCGAGGTCACCCGCGTGGCCCGCGAGGTCGGCTCCGAGGGCCAACTCGGCGGCCAGGCGCGGGTCGAGGGCGTGTACGGCACCTGGAAGCGCCTGACGACGAACGTGAACGAGCTCGCCTCCAACCTCACCACCCAGGTCCGCGCGATCGCCGAGGTCGCCTCCGCGGTGGCCCAGGGCGACATGTCCCGCTCCATCACCGTGGAGACCCGCGGCGAGGTCGCCGAGCTGAAGGACAACATCAACCTGATGGTGGCCAACCTCCGCGAGACCACCCGCGCGAAGGACTGGCTGGAGTCCAACCTGGCCCGCCTGGCCGCCCTGATGCAGGGCCACCGCGACCTGATGGAGGTCGCCGACCTGATCCTGCGCGAGCTGACGCCCCTGGTCAACGCCCAGTACGGCGCGTTCTTCCTGGCCGACCCGGACGAGGACGGGGCGGCCCTGCGCACCCCCGTTCCCGCGAAGGGGCTCGCGTTCATCGCGGGCTACGGCTCGGCGCAGGGCGCGACCGTGGAGACCGGCGGCCTCCCGGTGCACGGCCTGGTCCGCCAGGCGGCCCGCGAGAAGAAGCGGATCCTCGTCGAGGAGGCCCCGCCGGACTACATCAAGATCAACAGCGGTCTCGGCGAGGCCGCCCCGACGAGCGTGGTCATCATCCCGATCCTCTTCGAGGACAAGCTCCTCGGCGTGATCGAACTCGCGTCCTTCTCCCGCTTCTCCGACGTCCACCTGGCCTTCTTCGACCAGTTCGTGAACACCATCGGCGTCGCGATCAACACCATCATCGCCAACTCCCGTACGGAGTCCCTGCTCGGCGAGTCCCAGCGACTGGCCATGCAGCTCCAGGAGCGCTCGGACGAACTCCAGAAGCAGCAGGCGGAGTTGCAGCGCTCCAACGCCGAACTGGAGGAGAAGGCCGCGCTCCTCGCGACGTCGTCGCAGTACAAGTCGGAGTTCCTGGCGAACATGTCGCACGAGCTGCGTACGCCACTCAACTCCCTGCTGATCCTGGCCAGGCTGCTGTCGGACAACCCGGACGGCCGTCTGTCGGACCAGGAGGTGCAGTTCGCGACGACGATCCACCGCTCGGGCTCCGACCTCCTCCAGCTGATCAACGACATCCTCGACCTGTCGAAGATCGAGGCGGGCCGAATGGACGTACGCCCCAAGCGGCTGCCGTTGATCAAACTGCTGGACTACGTCCACGCCACCTTCCGCCCGCTCACCCTCGACCGGGGGCTCGCCTTCGAGTTGGCGGTCGGCGAGGACGTACCGCGCGAGATGTTCTCCGACGAGCAGCGCCTCCAGCAGATCCTGCGCAACCTCCTGTCCAACGCGATCAAGTTCACCGCGACGGGCCGGGTCGAGCTGCGCGTGAACCGGGTCATGGACCCCGAGCACCACTACGTCCAGGGCAGCGACGAGGTGATCGCCTTCGCTGTCTCCGACACCGGCATCGGCATCGCCCCCGAGAAACTCCCGGTGATCTTCGAGGCGTTCCAGCAGGCCGACGGCACGACGAACCGCAAGTACGGCGGCACGGGACTGGGACTGTCCATCAGTCGCGAGATCGCGGGCCTGCTGGGCGGCCGTATCGTCGCCGAGAGCGAGCCCGGCAAGGGCTCCACCTTCACTCTGTACGTCCCTGTCGTCAGTCCCGGCCACACGGCGACCGGCCCGGCTCCCGAGGAACGCGCCCTGCCGGTGCCGGACGACCTGTCGGCCGAGCCCTTCGCGACCATCCCCGACACCGACGACAGCCACGACAGCCACGACACGGACGACACCTGGCCGGCGCCGACGAAGCTGGAGGCGTGGAGGTCGGGCCGGGCGGGCCAGGTCCTCCCCGGGCGTCGGGTGCTGATCGTGGACGACGACATCCGCAACGTCTTCGCCCTCACCCATGTCCTGGGGCGCGTCGGCATGCCCGTCCTCTACGCGGAGAACGGCCGGGAGGGCATCGAGACGCTGGAGCGCAACCCGGACGTCGAACTCGTCCTGATGGACATCATGATGCCGGAGATGGACGGCTACGAGACCATCGCCGCCATCCGCCGCACCCCGCGCTGGACGGGCCTGCCCATCGTCGCGCTGACCGCGAAGGCGATGCCGGGAGACCGCGAGAAGTCCATCGCGCGGGGCGCCAACGACTACGTACCGAAGCCGGTGGACGTCGACCGGCTCCTGACGATCGTGTGCGACCTGCTGGACCCGGAGCACACCGCGGAAGAGGCACAGCGATCATGA
- a CDS encoding SpoIIE family protein phosphatase, with translation MGPIPTQRENVSRASDAPGPGGARPPAEAQQQADAPAHACADAPAHACADTPAHACADAPAHTEAHGRADAPRHPDAPPHADAHPRAEAHATLSGSPFAPGAARALLRGTLAEWAERGLPGTEHLTDRLADDALLVVSELVTNAIVHAGTDVELDCRLEPETGALVLEVLDHHPSRAPRDSPAEAPHDTPEYGRGLRLVATLAESWGITYRTGAKTVWARLPAEGKEAADGIQAYAGERALERGLRVAEILAPEPPPPSTAHERGYPQRAERDRDWLGRGALSFLAEASDLLAGQLDENLVAALAGQLIVPRLADWCAVWLEDEVTGRGGWAADGAGGTGPRLARVWHSSENRIEELRRVLEKEPPHAPQTLRAGPAPAPFPWPGEALGPHGTRGCALAYRLTAGGRPLGTLVIGRSGPDRFPDEITGLVEDLSRRVALAIGAARQYARQATISAVLQRGLLPGAVAEIPGMRSALVYEPCDKGGPSGDFYDLFPAGDGRWCFAVGDVQGKGPEAAVVIGLARPWLRLLAREGYRVADVLDRLNQLLLDDATEAADAAARALASAGGRPPSAGDGPQTRFLSLLYGELAPFDGGVRCTLASAGHPLPLLLGAGGEVGTAAQPQTLLGVIEDATYTSETFELRSGDSLLCVTDGVTERRSGSRLFDDEDGLAQALAGCAGLDAELIAERIKRLVHEFGVRPPEDDLALLVLQAE, from the coding sequence ATGGGGCCCATTCCGACGCAACGGGAGAACGTCTCCCGTGCCTCTGATGCGCCTGGGCCCGGGGGCGCGCGCCCGCCCGCCGAGGCGCAGCAACAAGCAGACGCGCCCGCGCACGCCTGCGCCGACGCGCCCGCGCACGCCTGCGCCGACACGCCAGCGCACGCCTGCGCAGACGCGCCCGCGCACACCGAGGCGCACGGCCGCGCCGACGCGCCACGACACCCCGACGCGCCACCGCACGCCGACGCACACCCCCGCGCCGAGGCGCACGCGACCCTGTCCGGAAGCCCCTTCGCGCCCGGCGCCGCCCGCGCGCTCCTGCGCGGCACGCTCGCCGAATGGGCCGAACGCGGCCTGCCCGGCACCGAGCACCTCACCGACCGCCTGGCCGACGACGCCCTGCTCGTGGTCAGCGAACTCGTCACCAACGCCATCGTGCACGCGGGCACCGACGTCGAGCTGGACTGCCGGCTGGAGCCGGAGACGGGCGCCCTCGTCCTCGAGGTCCTGGACCACCACCCCTCCCGCGCCCCGCGCGACAGCCCCGCCGAAGCGCCGCACGACACCCCCGAGTACGGACGCGGCCTGCGGCTCGTCGCCACGCTCGCCGAGTCCTGGGGCATCACCTACCGCACCGGCGCCAAGACGGTGTGGGCGCGGCTGCCCGCCGAGGGCAAGGAAGCCGCCGACGGGATCCAGGCCTACGCCGGGGAGCGCGCCCTCGAGCGCGGACTGCGCGTCGCCGAGATACTCGCCCCCGAGCCGCCCCCACCCTCGACCGCCCACGAGCGGGGATACCCCCAACGCGCCGAGCGCGACCGGGACTGGCTCGGCCGCGGCGCCCTGTCCTTCCTCGCCGAGGCCTCCGACCTGCTCGCCGGACAGCTCGACGAGAACCTGGTGGCCGCCCTCGCCGGACAGCTGATCGTGCCCCGGCTGGCCGACTGGTGCGCGGTGTGGCTGGAGGATGAGGTCACGGGCCGCGGGGGCTGGGCGGCCGACGGCGCCGGCGGAACCGGGCCCCGGCTCGCCCGCGTGTGGCACAGCAGCGAGAACCGCATCGAGGAGCTGCGCCGGGTCCTGGAGAAGGAGCCACCGCACGCCCCCCAGACGTTACGGGCCGGACCCGCCCCCGCCCCCTTCCCCTGGCCCGGCGAGGCACTGGGCCCGCACGGCACCCGCGGCTGCGCGCTCGCCTACCGCCTGACGGCCGGCGGCCGCCCGCTCGGCACCCTGGTCATCGGACGGTCCGGGCCCGACCGCTTCCCCGACGAGATCACCGGGCTCGTGGAGGACCTCAGCCGCCGGGTCGCGCTCGCCATCGGCGCCGCCCGCCAGTACGCGCGACAGGCCACCATCAGCGCCGTACTGCAGCGCGGACTGCTGCCCGGCGCGGTCGCCGAGATCCCCGGGATGCGCAGCGCCCTGGTCTACGAGCCGTGCGACAAGGGCGGGCCCAGCGGCGACTTCTACGACCTCTTCCCGGCCGGCGACGGCCGCTGGTGCTTCGCCGTGGGCGACGTCCAGGGCAAGGGACCCGAGGCCGCCGTGGTCATCGGCCTCGCCCGGCCCTGGCTGCGGCTGCTGGCCCGCGAGGGCTACCGCGTCGCCGACGTCCTCGACCGCCTCAACCAGCTGCTCCTCGACGACGCGACGGAGGCCGCGGACGCCGCCGCCCGCGCGCTGGCCTCCGCGGGCGGCCGGCCGCCGTCCGCCGGGGACGGCCCGCAGACCCGCTTCCTCTCCCTCCTCTACGGCGAACTGGCGCCCTTCGACGGCGGCGTGCGCTGCACCCTCGCCTCCGCCGGACATCCCCTGCCGCTGCTCCTCGGAGCGGGCGGCGAGGTCGGTACGGCCGCGCAGCCGCAGACCCTCCTCGGGGTGATCGAGGACGCGACGTACACCAGCGAGACCTTCGAGCTGCGGTCCGGCGACAGCCTGCTGTGCGTGACGGACGGGGTGACCGAGCGGCGCAGCGGCTCACGCCTGTTCGACGACGAGGACGGGCTCGCTCAGGCGCTGGCGGGGTGCGCGGGGCTGGACGCGGAGCTGATCGCGGAGCGGATCAAGCGGCTGGTGCACGAGTTCGGGGTGCGCCCGCCGGAGGACGACCTGGCGCTGCTGGTCCTCCAGGCCGAGTAA